One genomic window of Streptomonospora nanhaiensis includes the following:
- a CDS encoding V-type ATPase subunit: MDFWDEVRAGWDRAAAAVDTAAAASPVTMRPMLPFSLMRTQVPIALTGHSGAGKTMIYRSLTGRTRNHSLPTARSDRVERHRARIRTPRGTFRAETHIPPGQASDPRTHGLERIMTGGRYPAGVIHTVCWGYNKIWPEEQNGVLNALSDVEGKPVTLESLTERNRREELADFADICGRLTRAWRRRTDVWLIVVAAKADLYWDDLDRARDYYIPRGRRGGDSEFAALLADLVEAVGTMNLRRVAVVPFSCWLETYQVGRDVRVAPQLDATHSSRLMNSFLSLVGNTV, from the coding sequence GTGGACTTCTGGGACGAGGTGCGGGCGGGGTGGGACCGGGCCGCCGCCGCGGTCGACACCGCCGCCGCGGCATCACCGGTCACGATGCGGCCCATGCTGCCCTTCTCGCTGATGCGCACCCAGGTGCCCATCGCGCTCACCGGCCACAGCGGCGCCGGCAAGACCATGATCTACCGGTCCCTGACCGGGCGCACCCGCAACCACTCGCTGCCCACCGCCCGCAGCGACCGGGTGGAGCGGCACCGGGCGCGCATCCGCACCCCGCGCGGGACCTTCCGCGCCGAGACCCACATCCCGCCCGGCCAGGCCAGCGACCCCCGCACCCACGGGCTGGAGCGGATCATGACCGGCGGGCGCTACCCGGCCGGGGTCATCCACACGGTCTGCTGGGGCTACAACAAGATCTGGCCGGAGGAGCAGAACGGCGTCCTCAACGCGCTCAGCGACGTCGAGGGCAAGCCGGTCACCCTGGAGAGCCTGACCGAGCGCAACCGCCGCGAGGAACTGGCCGACTTCGCCGACATCTGCGGGCGGCTCACCCGGGCCTGGCGCCGGCGCACCGACGTCTGGCTGATCGTGGTGGCCGCAAAGGCCGACCTGTACTGGGACGACCTGGACCGCGCCCGCGACTACTACATCCCGCGCGGGCGGCGCGGCGGCGACTCGGAGTTCGCCGCGCTGCTCGCCGACCTCGTGGAGGCGGTGGGCACCATGAACCTCCGCCGGGTCGCCGTGGTGCCGTTCAGCTGCTGGCTGGAGACCTACCAGGTGGGCCGCGACGTCCGGGTGGCACCGCAGCTGGACGCCACCCACTCCTCGCGCCTGATGAACTCCTTTCTCTCGTTGGTGGGGAACACGGTATGA
- a CDS encoding SDR family oxidoreductase — protein MSEKPRVAVVTGGSRGIGRAAAERLAADGQSVVVGYSAGEAEAKAAVTAIEEAGGTAVAAQVEVGDADSVRALFDTAQARFGGIDVVVNAAGIMRLTPVADLDLAELERVHRVNVYGAFAVSREAARRLRPGGALIHFSTTVTRTLQPTYAAYAASKAAVEALVPVLARELAGRDITVNAVAPGPTATSMFLDGKSEELVRQITGRIPLGRLGEPADIAEVVSALAGPARWINGQTVMVNGGLA, from the coding sequence ATGAGCGAGAAGCCGCGCGTCGCCGTCGTCACCGGCGGGTCCCGGGGCATCGGACGGGCCGCCGCCGAGCGGCTGGCCGCCGACGGCCAGAGCGTCGTCGTGGGCTACTCCGCCGGCGAGGCCGAGGCCAAGGCCGCCGTCACCGCGATCGAGGAGGCCGGCGGCACGGCGGTGGCCGCCCAGGTCGAGGTGGGCGACGCGGACTCCGTGCGGGCCCTGTTCGACACCGCCCAGGCCCGCTTCGGCGGGATCGACGTGGTCGTCAACGCCGCCGGGATCATGCGCCTGACACCCGTGGCCGACCTCGACCTCGCCGAACTGGAGCGGGTGCACCGCGTCAACGTGTACGGCGCGTTCGCGGTCAGCCGCGAGGCCGCCCGCCGCCTGCGCCCGGGCGGGGCGCTGATCCACTTCTCCACCACCGTCACCCGCACGCTCCAGCCCACCTACGCCGCCTACGCGGCGAGCAAGGCGGCCGTGGAGGCGCTGGTGCCGGTCCTGGCCCGGGAGCTGGCCGGGCGCGACATCACCGTCAACGCCGTGGCGCCCGGCCCCACAGCCACCTCCATGTTCCTCGACGGCAAGAGCGAGGAGCTGGTGCGCCAGATCACCGGGCGGATCCCCCTGGGCCGCCTGGGCGAGCCCGCCGACATCGCCGAGGTCGTCTCGGCCCTGGCCGGCCCGGCCCGCTGGATCAACGGCCAGACCGTCATGGTCAACGGCGGCCTGGCTTGA
- a CDS encoding NADPH-dependent FMN reductase, with protein MPENDPLRVAVIVGSIRTDRFGPIPARWIAERARQHGSFEVDVIDLAEADLPFVLGGDDPGAPVPPEVAALSPRLARADAFIVVTPVYNRGYPASLKNAIDWFYTEWNAKAVGFVSYGGLTGGVTSVEALRAVFNEVQATTIRNTVCFMDCHDKFDEEGNPVTPEPVNVAAKAFLEQLEWWARALRDARRVSPYVV; from the coding sequence ATGCCGGAGAACGACCCCCTACGCGTGGCCGTCATCGTCGGGAGCATCCGCACCGACCGGTTCGGCCCCATCCCCGCCCGCTGGATCGCCGAGCGGGCGCGGCAGCACGGCTCCTTCGAGGTCGACGTGATCGACCTCGCCGAGGCCGACCTGCCGTTCGTGCTCGGCGGCGACGACCCCGGCGCGCCCGTGCCGCCCGAGGTGGCGGCGCTGTCGCCGCGGCTGGCCCGCGCCGACGCGTTCATCGTGGTCACCCCCGTCTACAACCGGGGCTACCCGGCCTCGCTGAAGAACGCGATCGACTGGTTCTACACCGAGTGGAACGCCAAGGCCGTGGGCTTCGTGTCCTACGGCGGCCTGACCGGCGGCGTCACCTCGGTCGAGGCCCTGCGCGCGGTCTTCAACGAGGTGCAGGCCACCACCATCCGCAACACCGTGTGCTTCATGGACTGCCACGACAAGTTCGACGAGGAGGGCAACCCGGTCACCCCCGAGCCCGTCAACGTCGCCGCCAAGGCGTTCCTGGAGCAGCTGGAGTGGTGGGCGCGCGCCCTGCGCGACGCCCGCCGGGTCTCTCCCTACGTCGTCTGA
- a CDS encoding aldo/keto reductase, with product MEERTLGRTGTGVSAVGFGAWQIGASWGHVDEDDARAALRAAADAGVTFFDTADVYGDGRSERLVGELLAERPGLTAATKMGRRVEQDPANYHADNLRAWNDRSRANLGVDTLDLVQLHCPPPAVYAADAVFDTLDAMVAEGRMRAYGVSVETCDEALAAIARPNVATVQIILNAFRHRPLERVLPAARAAGVGVIARVPLASGLLSGRFGADTSFAEDDHRNFNRAGEAFDVGETFSGVDFRTGLAAVDRLRPLVPEGMTMAQFALRWILDQPGVSTVIPGARNADQARANAAAAGFAPLPAPVHDAVRAVYDDLVRPQVHHRW from the coding sequence ATGGAAGAACGCACACTGGGCAGGACCGGGACCGGTGTCAGCGCCGTCGGGTTCGGCGCCTGGCAGATCGGCGCCTCGTGGGGGCACGTCGACGAGGACGACGCGCGGGCGGCACTGCGCGCGGCGGCCGACGCCGGGGTCACCTTCTTCGACACCGCCGACGTCTACGGCGACGGCCGCAGCGAGCGGCTGGTCGGCGAACTCCTCGCGGAGCGGCCCGGCCTGACGGCGGCCACCAAGATGGGCCGGCGCGTCGAGCAGGACCCCGCCAACTACCACGCCGACAACCTGCGGGCGTGGAACGACCGCTCCCGCGCCAACCTCGGCGTGGACACCCTCGACCTGGTGCAGCTGCACTGCCCGCCCCCGGCCGTCTACGCCGCCGACGCGGTGTTCGACACCCTGGACGCGATGGTCGCCGAGGGCCGCATGCGCGCCTACGGGGTCAGCGTCGAGACCTGCGACGAGGCGCTGGCCGCGATCGCGCGCCCCAACGTCGCCACCGTCCAGATCATCCTCAACGCGTTCCGGCACAGGCCGCTGGAGCGGGTGCTGCCGGCGGCGCGGGCGGCCGGGGTGGGCGTCATCGCGCGGGTGCCGCTGGCCAGCGGGCTGCTGTCCGGCCGCTTCGGCGCCGACACCTCCTTCGCCGAGGACGACCACCGCAACTTCAACCGCGCGGGCGAGGCGTTCGACGTCGGCGAGACGTTCTCGGGCGTGGACTTCCGCACCGGCCTGGCGGCGGTGGACCGCCTACGCCCGCTGGTGCCCGAGGGCATGACCATGGCGCAGTTCGCGCTGCGCTGGATCCTGGACCAGCCGGGCGTGAGCACGGTGATCCCCGGCGCGCGCAACGCCGACCAGGCCCGCGCCAACGCCGCCGCGGCCGGGTTCGCCCCCCTGCCCGCCCCGGTCCACGACGCCGTGCGCGCGGTCTACGACGACCTGGTGCGCCCCCAGGTGCACCACCGCTGGTAA
- a CDS encoding SDR family oxidoreductase — translation MESESRQTPTGRICTPEDVAAAAVFLGSGANGHVNGEVLSVAGGRQLTR, via the coding sequence GTGGAGTCCGAGAGCCGGCAGACCCCCACCGGCCGCATCTGCACGCCCGAGGACGTCGCCGCCGCGGCCGTCTTCCTCGGCTCGGGCGCCAACGGCCACGTCAACGGCGAGGTGCTGTCGGTCGCGGGCGGCCGGCAGCTCACGCGCTGA
- a CDS encoding TetR/AcrR family transcriptional regulator, producing MKREIICDRIVQAATELLAEGGREAVSTRAVCARSGVQSPTIYRIFHDKQGLLDAVARQGFERYLADKAGLPASADPVEDLRRGWDLHVGFGLANPALYTLVYGDVRTGRQSPAAALGAAALAERVRRVAAAGRLRVSEERAAHLMHSAGRGLTLTLIELPEERRDPALSALAREAAIAAVTTGAPAPAGAGEPVTAAVVALRAALPGLDALSAAERTLLTEWLDRLAAPAAPSV from the coding sequence ATGAAGCGCGAGATCATCTGCGACCGCATCGTCCAGGCGGCCACCGAACTCCTTGCCGAGGGCGGGCGCGAGGCGGTCTCCACGCGCGCGGTCTGTGCCCGCTCCGGCGTGCAGTCGCCCACCATCTACCGCATCTTCCACGACAAGCAGGGCCTGCTGGACGCGGTCGCCCGCCAGGGGTTCGAGCGCTACCTGGCCGACAAGGCCGGCCTGCCCGCCTCCGCCGACCCGGTCGAGGACCTGCGCCGGGGCTGGGACCTCCACGTCGGGTTCGGGCTGGCCAACCCCGCGCTGTACACGCTGGTCTACGGCGACGTGCGCACCGGCCGCCAGTCACCGGCCGCGGCCCTGGGCGCGGCGGCGCTGGCCGAGCGCGTGCGGCGCGTCGCCGCCGCCGGCCGGCTGCGCGTCAGCGAGGAGCGCGCGGCCCACCTCATGCACTCCGCCGGGCGCGGGCTGACCCTGACCCTGATCGAGCTGCCCGAGGAGCGGCGCGACCCCGCGCTGTCGGCGCTGGCCCGCGAGGCCGCCATCGCCGCCGTCACCACCGGCGCGCCCGCCCCCGCCGGCGCGGGCGAGCCGGTCACCGCCGCCGTCGTGGCCCTGCGCGCCGCCCTGCCCGGCCTGGACGCGCTCAGCGCGGCCGAGCGCACCCTGCTCACCGAGTGGCTGGACCGCCTGGCCGCGCCCGCGGCGCCCTCCGTTTGA
- a CDS encoding aconitate hydratase: MGCGVAHKLIESHLVEGEAVPGTVIGLRVDQTLTQDATGTLVMQELEALGLDRTRAEVSVQYVDHNLLQADEKNAEDHAFLHSAARRYGLWYSKPGNGVSHPTHMQRFGVPGKTLAGSDSHTCAAGSLGMLAIGVGGLEVAMAVAGRPLHLRMPEVWGVRLTGALPPWTSAKDVILEMLRRHGVKGGLNRIVEYHGPGVATLTAMDRHVIANMGAELGATTTVFPADRAVREFLRAEDREEDFTELLADDGARYDVTEEIDLSAVEPLIARPSSPGDVVPVREAAGTEVDQVVIGSSANPGLRDYAVAAAMVKGRQTDSAVSFDVNPSSRQILSDLTRIGATLDLVAAGARIHQAGCLGCIGMGQALAPGRNSLRTFPRNFPGRSGTEEDAVWLCSPETAAAAALTGVITDPRDLAAELGLEYPRLEPPARASVNTAMLVPPLPPEEARRVELVKGPNISALPDFPPLPDRIEAPVLLKVGDNVSTDEISPAGARALPYRSNVPRLADFTFTRIDPDYPRRARETAGDSGHLVVGGDNYGQGSSREHAAITPRYLGLRAVVAKSFARIHWQNLANFGILALEFTDPADHDRIGAGDVLVLEGLTERLTAGDEVCARDAATGEEYRLRHRLSPDQARAVLAGGRIPLLARELE; this comes from the coding sequence ATGGGATGCGGAGTCGCGCACAAGCTCATCGAGTCGCACCTGGTCGAGGGCGAGGCGGTGCCCGGCACGGTGATCGGGCTGCGGGTCGACCAGACCCTCACCCAGGACGCCACCGGGACCCTGGTCATGCAGGAGCTGGAGGCGCTGGGCCTGGACCGCACGCGCGCCGAGGTCAGCGTGCAGTACGTGGACCACAACCTGCTCCAGGCCGACGAGAAGAACGCCGAGGACCACGCCTTCCTGCACTCGGCGGCCCGGCGCTACGGGCTGTGGTACTCCAAGCCGGGCAACGGGGTCTCCCACCCCACCCACATGCAGCGCTTCGGCGTGCCCGGAAAGACGCTGGCCGGGTCCGACTCCCACACCTGCGCCGCCGGGTCGCTGGGCATGCTCGCCATCGGCGTGGGCGGGCTGGAGGTCGCCATGGCCGTCGCCGGGCGCCCGCTGCACCTGCGCATGCCCGAGGTCTGGGGGGTGCGCCTCACCGGCGCGCTGCCGCCCTGGACCTCGGCCAAGGACGTGATCCTGGAGATGCTGCGCCGCCACGGGGTCAAGGGCGGGCTCAACCGGATCGTGGAGTACCACGGGCCGGGGGTGGCCACGCTCACGGCGATGGACCGGCACGTCATCGCCAACATGGGCGCCGAGCTGGGCGCCACCACCACCGTGTTCCCCGCCGACCGCGCCGTGCGGGAGTTCCTGCGCGCCGAGGACCGCGAGGAGGACTTCACCGAGCTGCTCGCCGACGACGGCGCCCGCTACGACGTCACCGAGGAGATCGACCTGTCGGCCGTCGAGCCGCTGATCGCGCGGCCCTCCTCGCCCGGCGACGTGGTGCCGGTGCGCGAGGCCGCCGGCACCGAGGTCGACCAGGTGGTCATCGGGTCCTCGGCCAACCCCGGGCTGCGCGACTACGCCGTGGCCGCCGCCATGGTGAAGGGCCGCCAGACCGACAGCGCGGTCAGCTTCGACGTCAACCCGTCCTCGCGGCAGATCCTCTCCGACCTCACCCGCATCGGCGCGACCCTCGACCTGGTCGCCGCCGGCGCGCGCATCCACCAGGCCGGCTGCCTGGGCTGCATCGGTATGGGCCAGGCGCTGGCCCCGGGCCGCAACTCCCTGCGCACCTTCCCGCGCAACTTCCCCGGGCGCTCGGGCACCGAGGAGGACGCCGTGTGGCTGTGCTCTCCGGAGACCGCCGCGGCCGCCGCGCTCACCGGGGTGATCACCGACCCGCGCGACCTCGCCGCCGAGCTGGGCCTGGAGTACCCCCGCCTGGAGCCGCCCGCGCGCGCCTCGGTCAACACCGCGATGCTGGTGCCGCCGCTGCCGCCCGAGGAGGCGCGGCGGGTCGAGCTGGTCAAGGGGCCCAACATCTCGGCGCTGCCCGACTTCCCGCCGCTGCCCGACCGGATCGAGGCCCCGGTGCTGCTCAAGGTCGGCGACAACGTCTCCACCGACGAGATCTCGCCGGCCGGCGCCCGGGCCCTGCCCTACCGCTCCAACGTGCCCCGCCTGGCCGACTTCACGTTCACCCGCATCGACCCCGACTACCCCCGGCGGGCGCGCGAGACCGCCGGGGACTCCGGCCACCTGGTGGTGGGCGGCGACAACTACGGCCAGGGCTCCTCGCGCGAGCACGCCGCCATCACGCCCCGCTACCTGGGGCTGCGCGCGGTGGTGGCGAAGTCTTTCGCCCGGATCCACTGGCAGAACCTGGCCAACTTCGGCATCCTCGCGCTGGAGTTCACCGACCCCGCCGACCACGACCGGATCGGCGCCGGGGACGTGCTGGTGCTGGAGGGCCTGACCGAGCGCCTGACGGCCGGGGACGAGGTTTGCGCGCGCGACGCCGCCACGGGGGAGGAGTACCGGCTGCGCCACCGGCTCTCGCCCGACCAGGCCCGGGCCGTGCTGGCGGGCGGGCGGATCCCGCTGCTGGCCCGGGAGCTGGAGTAG
- a CDS encoding rhodanese-like domain-containing protein — MSAGAVPPGGAVARLLERRRARLVRLAPREAARARDEGAVLVDIRPQADRAAEGAIPGALVVERNVLEWRLDPTSPDRLPGPAGSADTRVVLFCNEGYASSLAAADLLDLGRPGATDMVGGFRAWAAEGLPVVPPGA, encoded by the coding sequence GTGAGCGCCGGCGCCGTGCCGCCGGGCGGCGCGGTGGCGCGGCTGCTTGAGCGGCGCCGCGCCCGGCTGGTGCGGCTGGCCCCGCGCGAGGCCGCCCGCGCCCGGGACGAGGGTGCGGTGCTGGTGGACATCCGCCCCCAGGCCGACCGGGCCGCCGAGGGCGCGATCCCCGGCGCGCTGGTCGTGGAGCGCAACGTCCTGGAGTGGCGGCTGGACCCCACCAGCCCCGACCGGCTGCCCGGCCCCGCCGGATCCGCCGACACGCGCGTGGTGCTGTTCTGCAACGAGGGCTACGCCTCCAGCCTGGCTGCTGCCGACCTGCTGGACCTCGGCCGGCCCGGTGCCACCGACATGGTCGGCGGCTTCCGCGCCTGGGCCGCCGAGGGCCTGCCGGTGGTCCCGCCCGGCGCCTGA
- a CDS encoding LLM class flavin-dependent oxidoreductase → MAVALHWRLPARGADQGTGAVPTRAQSERAVGLFRAFARAAADHGFTGVATAPERWSQDAWISAARLADEARTLTFLLALRPGLMPPALGAQLADTYQRLSGGRVLLHVVADDEPGAGGAGDPRRADAFLGAIARYRADADLAAAAGAMGRSPDFPPVYLGGYSPAALEVAARHADVCLLPARPRGALRRALDRARALAERAGRRPAFGTRLHVVTRDTELEARRHAGPLIAGTGPRGRRLPAAAPARAGAVPRAPAGTAPGRALPRPAARPGEGAAVLVGSHRQVADRIAEYADAGITHFVLSGDPALEEVHHFGAGVLPLLGERGLWRPAAAAPAAAPR, encoded by the coding sequence GTGGCCGTGGCGCTGCACTGGCGCCTGCCCGCCCGGGGCGCCGACCAGGGGACGGGGGCCGTGCCCACCCGCGCCCAGAGCGAACGCGCGGTCGGCCTGTTCCGCGCCTTCGCCCGCGCCGCCGCCGACCACGGGTTCACCGGGGTGGCCACCGCGCCCGAGCGGTGGAGCCAGGACGCCTGGATCAGCGCGGCGCGCCTGGCCGACGAGGCGCGCACCCTCACCTTCCTGCTGGCCCTGCGCCCCGGCCTGATGCCGCCCGCCCTGGGCGCCCAGCTCGCCGACACCTACCAGCGGCTCAGCGGCGGCCGGGTGCTGCTGCACGTCGTCGCCGACGACGAGCCCGGCGCCGGGGGAGCCGGCGACCCCCGCCGCGCCGACGCCTTCCTCGGCGCCATCGCCCGCTACCGCGCCGACGCCGACCTCGCCGCCGCCGCGGGCGCCATGGGGCGCAGCCCCGACTTCCCGCCCGTCTACCTGGGCGGGTACTCCCCGGCGGCGCTGGAGGTCGCGGCCCGCCACGCCGACGTGTGCCTGCTGCCGGCCCGCCCGCGCGGCGCGCTGCGGCGCGCCCTGGACCGCGCCCGGGCCCTGGCCGAGCGCGCGGGGCGCCGACCGGCCTTCGGCACCCGGTTGCACGTGGTCACGCGCGACACCGAACTGGAGGCCCGCCGGCACGCCGGGCCGCTGATCGCGGGCACCGGGCCGCGCGGCCGGCGGCTGCCCGCCGCCGCGCCGGCGCGCGCGGGCGCGGTGCCCCGCGCGCCGGCCGGGACCGCGCCGGGGCGCGCCCTGCCCCGGCCCGCCGCACGGCCGGGCGAGGGCGCGGCCGTGCTGGTGGGCAGCCACCGGCAGGTGGCCGACCGCATCGCCGAGTACGCCGACGCCGGGATCACCCACTTCGTCCTTAGCGGCGACCCGGCGCTGGAGGAGGTGCACCACTTCGGCGCCGGGGTGCTGCCGCTGCTGGGCGAGCGCGGCCTGTGGCGCCCGGCCGCGGCCGCGCCCGCCGCCGCGCCGAGGTAG
- a CDS encoding MarR family winged helix-turn-helix transcriptional regulator gives MNRDEAMRVNRALTKTGKLYRAVRARKLAALDLHPGQDVLLWLLAEEEDGMTVSQLAARVGVEPPTATRSLARMEKRGLFRREPVPADRRQVRIVLTEEARRLLPAIEAAWVELADEVVGDLPPEQRAAVVAALEHANDRMRAQVGAAEPAED, from the coding sequence GTGAACAGGGACGAGGCGATGCGCGTCAACCGGGCGCTGACCAAGACGGGCAAGCTCTACCGCGCGGTGCGCGCCCGCAAGCTCGCCGCGCTGGACCTGCATCCGGGCCAGGACGTGCTGCTGTGGCTGCTGGCCGAGGAGGAGGACGGCATGACCGTCTCCCAGCTCGCGGCCCGCGTGGGGGTGGAGCCGCCCACCGCGACCCGCAGCCTGGCCCGTATGGAGAAGCGCGGCCTGTTCCGGCGCGAGCCGGTGCCCGCCGACCGCCGCCAGGTGCGCATCGTGCTGACCGAGGAGGCCCGGCGCCTGCTCCCGGCGATCGAGGCCGCCTGGGTCGAACTCGCCGACGAGGTGGTGGGCGACCTTCCGCCCGAGCAGCGCGCGGCGGTGGTGGCCGCCCTGGAGCACGCCAACGACCGCATGCGCGCCCAGGTCGGCGCGGCGGAGCCGGCCGAGGACTAA
- a CDS encoding helix-turn-helix domain-containing protein, whose product MRGPNRPEGGDVGRRVARRRTELGLSREQLAERTGMDPGYVAYLEENPAEPSHEALYRLAQALRTSTECLLGAGGDTPPGSAVTAVPAPAGRVLGAEECRSLIAPGGVGRVAFTTAPGAPPTVLPVTYSFWRGAVVFRTEEGGLIARHAPGAMSFEVDRLDGATAEGWSVLVTGRGRPVTDARELADLRADTDVRPWAGGRREAWIRVDEESITGRRVGDRRAPRPRAADTDADSETGTGAQAPGAGREAGGRTG is encoded by the coding sequence ATGAGGGGGCCGAACCGACCCGAGGGCGGCGACGTGGGGCGCCGTGTCGCCCGCCGCCGCACCGAGCTCGGGCTCTCGCGCGAGCAGTTGGCCGAGCGTACCGGGATGGACCCCGGCTACGTGGCCTACCTGGAGGAGAACCCGGCGGAGCCCAGCCACGAGGCGCTCTACCGCCTGGCCCAGGCGCTGCGCACCTCCACCGAGTGCCTGCTGGGCGCGGGCGGCGACACCCCGCCGGGCAGCGCGGTCACCGCCGTCCCCGCCCCCGCCGGCCGCGTGCTCGGCGCGGAGGAGTGCCGGAGCCTGATCGCGCCCGGCGGCGTGGGCCGGGTCGCGTTCACCACCGCGCCCGGGGCCCCGCCCACGGTGCTGCCGGTCACCTACTCCTTCTGGCGGGGCGCGGTGGTGTTCCGCACCGAGGAGGGCGGGCTGATCGCCCGGCACGCGCCGGGGGCGATGAGCTTCGAGGTCGACCGGCTCGACGGCGCCACCGCCGAGGGCTGGAGCGTGCTCGTCACCGGGCGGGGCCGCCCGGTGACCGACGCCCGGGAGCTGGCGGACCTGCGCGCCGACACCGACGTCCGCCCGTGGGCGGGCGGTCGGCGGGAGGCGTGGATCCGCGTCGACGAGGAGTCGATCACCGGCCGCCGGGTGGGCGACCGCCGCGCCCCCCGGCCCAGGGCGGCCGACACCGACGCCGACAGCGAAACCGGCACCGGCGCGCAGGCGCCGGGCGCGGGCCGCGAGGCCGGGGGCCGCACCGGCTGA
- a CDS encoding cysteine dioxygenase — MTAVVQPPAPTPLTLDRLVELTARTAEEVRRGLHAVRYDTRNRWSMRLSTDAYVDLWLISWTQDQATALHDHAGSLGALTVVHGDLTEHHWTGRLARRELPQGTGAAFPLGHVHDVVNLAPAPAVSVHAYSPPLTAMSYYRVDDSGALRRTHSTLTDDPEPAAPTVASVPLLREDA, encoded by the coding sequence ATGACCGCCGTAGTCCAGCCACCGGCACCCACCCCGCTGACCCTCGACCGCCTGGTCGAACTCACCGCCCGCACCGCCGAGGAGGTGCGGCGCGGCCTGCACGCCGTCCGCTACGACACCCGCAACCGCTGGTCGATGCGCCTGAGCACCGACGCCTACGTCGACCTGTGGCTCATCTCCTGGACCCAGGACCAGGCCACCGCCCTGCACGACCACGCCGGCTCGCTCGGCGCCCTCACCGTGGTCCACGGCGACCTCACCGAGCACCACTGGACCGGCCGCCTGGCCCGGCGCGAGCTGCCCCAGGGCACCGGCGCCGCCTTCCCGCTGGGCCACGTGCACGACGTGGTCAACCTGGCGCCGGCCCCGGCCGTCAGCGTGCACGCCTACTCGCCGCCGCTGACCGCGATGTCCTACTACCGGGTCGACGACAGCGGCGCGCTGCGCCGCACCCACAGCACCCTCACCGACGACCCCGAACCGGCCGCCCCGACCGTCGCCTCCGTGCCGCTGCTGCGGGAGGACGCGTGA